A stretch of the Sulfurospirillum sp. UCH001 genome encodes the following:
- a CDS encoding DNA ligase produces MRLLIVLWCLLSSMLFAAKPELMLLEDWEGQDVSGWLMSEKMDGVRAYWDGKKLISRNGIEFSAPTWFTEGFPPFAVDGELWSKRGDFENIISIVKKKEPHDGWKNIAFYAFDVPHENGGLIQRLVKLEYYLKLNQADYLKVAKQITCKNEEHLKSFLQEIEKGGGEGVIVRSPDSKYIAKRDPNSLKVKNFHDAECEVVEHHKGEGKYKNSFGSLTCRNDEGVFFDIGSGFNESDRKNPPAIGSKITYKFQEITKGGKPRFPVYMRLKEEI; encoded by the coding sequence ATGAGACTATTGATTGTTCTGTGGTGTTTGCTTTCAAGTATGCTCTTCGCTGCTAAACCTGAACTGATGCTTTTAGAAGATTGGGAAGGACAAGATGTTTCAGGGTGGCTGATGAGTGAAAAAATGGATGGGGTCAGGGCTTATTGGGATGGGAAAAAACTTATTTCAAGAAATGGTATTGAATTCTCTGCTCCAACATGGTTTACTGAAGGCTTTCCTCCATTTGCTGTTGATGGAGAACTTTGGAGTAAACGAGGAGATTTTGAAAATATTATTTCCATCGTCAAGAAAAAAGAACCTCATGATGGATGGAAAAATATCGCTTTTTATGCGTTTGATGTACCTCATGAAAATGGAGGTTTGATTCAACGTTTAGTGAAGTTAGAGTATTATCTTAAACTCAATCAAGCAGATTATTTAAAAGTTGCGAAACAAATCACCTGTAAAAATGAAGAACATTTAAAAAGTTTTTTACAAGAGATTGAAAAAGGTGGTGGAGAAGGTGTTATTGTACGTTCTCCTGATTCAAAATATATTGCTAAACGTGATCCCAATAGTTTAAAAGTAAAAAATTTTCATGATGCCGAGTGTGAAGTCGTAGAGCATCATAAAGGTGAAGGTAAGTATAAAAATAGTTTTGGTTCGCTCACATGTAGAAATGATGAAGGCGTTTTTTTTGATATAGGCTCCGGTTTTAATGAGAGTGACCGCAAAAATCCGCCTGCTATCGGATCAAAAATTACGTATAAATTTCAAGAAATCACTAAAGGCGGTAAGCCGCGTTTTCCTGTGTATATGAGATTAAAAGAAGAGATTTAG
- a CDS encoding nucleotide sugar dehydrogenase — translation MDKIAIIGLGYVGLPLAVEFAKKYPVVGFDIFQARIDELKNGYDRTLELTTEELQESINQGIHFSTNLDDLRSCTIFIVTVPTPIDASNRPDLTPLVKASETVGKVLKKNDIVIYESTVYPGVTEEVCVPVLERISGLSFNKDFFAGYSPERINPGDKKHTVKNILKVTSGSTPEVANKVDTLYRSIIQAGTHKASSIKVAEASKVIENTQRDVNIALINELALIFNTMGIDTGEVIEAAATKWNFIKLKPGLVGGHCIGVDPYYLTYKAEELGYKPNLILGARQINNGMGKYIADKTIKLMIEHDTKIKDANVLVMGLTFKENCPDIRNTKVIDIIEELQSFKCHVDIYDPWVDKAEAKLHYGFELIGNPFEYDKKYDAIVVAVGHEQFVSLSSENYTKLSRVIIDVKGIVKNPTWRL, via the coding sequence ATGGATAAAATAGCAATTATTGGATTAGGATATGTGGGGCTTCCTTTAGCCGTTGAGTTTGCAAAAAAATATCCTGTTGTAGGTTTTGATATTTTTCAAGCACGTATTGATGAGCTTAAAAATGGATATGATAGAACGTTAGAGTTAACCACAGAAGAGCTACAGGAATCCATCAATCAAGGTATCCATTTTAGTACCAATCTGGATGATCTTCGTAGTTGTACTATCTTCATTGTTACCGTTCCAACGCCAATAGATGCAAGTAATCGTCCAGATTTAACTCCTTTGGTCAAAGCCAGTGAAACAGTTGGTAAAGTACTCAAAAAAAATGATATTGTGATTTATGAAAGTACTGTTTATCCTGGCGTGACTGAAGAAGTCTGTGTCCCTGTATTAGAGCGTATTTCTGGGCTTTCTTTCAACAAAGATTTTTTTGCTGGCTATTCACCAGAACGTATTAATCCTGGCGATAAAAAGCATACCGTGAAAAATATTTTAAAAGTGACATCTGGTTCGACACCAGAAGTGGCTAATAAAGTTGATACACTGTATCGCAGTATTATTCAAGCGGGTACGCACAAGGCTTCAAGTATTAAAGTTGCAGAAGCAAGTAAAGTTATAGAAAACACGCAAAGAGATGTCAACATTGCACTTATTAATGAATTAGCACTTATTTTCAATACAATGGGAATCGACACAGGTGAAGTTATTGAAGCTGCAGCTACTAAGTGGAATTTTATTAAGCTCAAACCGGGTCTTGTTGGTGGTCATTGTATAGGTGTTGATCCTTATTATCTTACCTACAAAGCCGAAGAGTTAGGTTATAAACCAAATTTGATTCTAGGGGCACGCCAAATCAATAATGGTATGGGAAAATATATCGCGGATAAAACCATCAAATTGATGATAGAACATGATACGAAAATTAAAGATGCAAATGTTTTAGTAATGGGCTTAACGTTTAAAGAAAATTGCCCTGACATTCGAAATACAAAAGTTATTGACATAATAGAAGAGTTACAATCTTTTAAATGTCATGTTGATATTTATGATCCATGGGTAGATAAGGCTGAAGCAAAACTTCATTATGGCTTTGAACTCATCGGCAACCCATTTGAGTATGATAAAAAATATGATGCTATTGTTGTTGCTGTTGGACATGAACAATTCGTTTCACTTAGCTCAGAAAATTACACAAAATTAAGTCGTGTTATTATTGATGTTAAAGGGATTGTAAAAAATCCTACTTGGAGATTGTAA
- the rfbB gene encoding dTDP-glucose 4,6-dehydratase, which produces MSKKHILVTGCAGFIGSNFVPYFLEQHPDYHLVNLDLLTYAGNLDNLSEVENNERYTFVQGDICDRALVESIFEDYDIRGVIHFAAESHVDNSIKNPEVFIETNVNGTFTLIDVAYKYWMEKPFVLLEGYEECRFHHISTDEVYGTLGATGLFTESTCYAPNSPYSASKAGSDMIVRAYHHTYGMNTVITNCSNNYGPKQHDEKLIPTIIRKALSHQKIPIYGDGKNIRDWLYVLDHCKGIDLVYHEGTSGETYNIGGRNERDNLYIANKICEILDTLKPKKTSYKELITFVEDRAGHDRRYAIDATKIETKLGWEAEENFESGILKTIAWYLEKYTKEA; this is translated from the coding sequence ATGAGTAAGAAGCATATTTTAGTTACAGGCTGTGCCGGATTTATTGGCTCTAATTTCGTGCCTTATTTTTTAGAGCAACATCCGGATTATCATTTAGTCAATCTCGATCTTTTAACATACGCTGGTAATTTGGACAATCTGAGCGAAGTTGAAAATAATGAACGTTATACCTTTGTTCAAGGTGATATTTGCGACAGAGCTTTGGTTGAGTCTATTTTTGAAGATTATGATATTAGGGGCGTCATTCATTTTGCGGCAGAGTCTCACGTAGATAATTCTATTAAAAATCCAGAGGTTTTTATTGAGACCAATGTCAATGGAACCTTTACACTTATTGATGTTGCCTATAAATATTGGATGGAAAAGCCTTTTGTGCTTTTAGAAGGGTATGAAGAGTGCCGTTTTCATCATATCTCAACCGATGAGGTTTATGGAACACTGGGTGCTACGGGGCTTTTTACAGAAAGTACATGTTATGCACCAAATTCACCTTATTCTGCCAGTAAAGCAGGAAGCGATATGATTGTACGAGCATATCATCATACGTATGGAATGAATACAGTGATTACGAACTGCTCAAATAACTATGGACCAAAACAGCATGATGAAAAACTCATTCCAACGATTATACGAAAAGCACTGAGTCATCAAAAAATTCCTATCTATGGCGATGGTAAAAATATTCGTGATTGGTTGTATGTATTAGACCACTGTAAAGGAATTGACCTTGTTTATCATGAAGGAACTTCAGGCGAAACCTATAATATTGGTGGAAGAAATGAGCGAGACAATCTTTATATCGCCAATAAAATCTGTGAAATACTAGATACGTTAAAGCCTAAAAAAACATCTTATAAAGAGTTAATTACTTTTGTTGAAGATCGAGCTGGACATGATAGACGTTATGCCATTGATGCAACTAAAATTGAAACAAAGCTTGGCTGGGAAGCTGAAGAGAATTTCGAGAGTGGCATACTTAAAACCATTGCATGGTATTTGGAAAAGTACACTAAAGAAGCATAA